From Vallitalea longa, one genomic window encodes:
- a CDS encoding tryptophanase: MKYMTAEPFRIKMVEPIKKSTKAERQQWLKEAQYNAFRLKADDVYVDCITDSGTSAMSTHQWSAMMLGDESYAGCRSFYELEKSVRDIFGMPMVQPTHQGRAADYIMAQIYCKPKKYAIGNMHFDTFRGNAEVMGTYPVDLVIDEGLDSASPSHPFKGNLDINKMQSLVDEKGADQICVIIITVTCNNNGGQPVSMQNIREVSEFAKKYNIPLVMDSARLAENAYFIKTREEGYADKSIKEITREMFSYCETATMSSKKDGLVNIGGLFVTRNKDVFVQANQLAIVHEGFITYGGMSGRDMEALAVGLQEACDEQYLEYRIKQVKYLGDKLKAAGIPIIEPTGGHGVYVDGRRFFPQIPQHEFPSQRLVVALYEESGVRAVELGACAFGSKDEEGNPIWPELETMRICVSRRVYTNNHLDVIVNALSDIYKNRDSYKGMKIVHEGPILALRHFTAGFELLK; encoded by the coding sequence ATGAAATACATGACTGCTGAACCATTTAGAATTAAGATGGTGGAACCTATTAAAAAAAGTACAAAAGCCGAACGACAACAATGGTTAAAAGAAGCTCAATATAATGCTTTCAGACTCAAAGCCGATGATGTATATGTTGATTGTATAACTGATAGTGGTACATCCGCTATGAGCACACATCAATGGTCTGCTATGATGTTAGGAGACGAATCATATGCTGGTTGTAGAAGTTTCTACGAATTAGAAAAATCTGTACGAGATATTTTTGGTATGCCAATGGTACAACCTACACATCAAGGCCGAGCTGCTGATTATATTATGGCTCAAATCTATTGCAAACCTAAAAAATATGCTATTGGTAATATGCACTTCGATACATTTAGAGGTAATGCTGAAGTAATGGGTACTTATCCAGTTGACCTTGTTATTGATGAAGGTCTTGATTCAGCCAGTCCATCTCATCCTTTTAAAGGTAATCTTGACATTAATAAAATGCAATCATTGGTAGATGAAAAAGGTGCTGATCAAATATGTGTCATCATCATAACAGTTACTTGCAATAACAATGGTGGACAACCTGTTTCTATGCAAAACATTAGAGAAGTCAGTGAATTCGCTAAGAAATACAATATACCACTAGTCATGGACTCAGCAAGATTAGCTGAGAATGCTTACTTCATCAAAACAAGAGAAGAAGGATATGCAGATAAGAGTATCAAAGAAATTACCAGAGAGATGTTCTCTTATTGCGAAACCGCTACTATGAGTTCCAAAAAAGATGGGCTCGTTAATATTGGTGGTTTATTTGTTACTAGAAATAAGGATGTATTCGTTCAAGCTAATCAACTAGCTATCGTACATGAAGGCTTTATTACATACGGCGGTATGTCTGGAAGAGATATGGAAGCTCTTGCTGTCGGTCTTCAAGAAGCCTGTGATGAACAGTACCTAGAATATAGAATCAAACAAGTCAAATACCTTGGAGATAAATTAAAAGCTGCCGGTATACCTATCATTGAACCAACTGGTGGACATGGTGTATATGTTGATGGACGTAGGTTCTTCCCTCAGATTCCTCAACACGAATTCCCTTCACAACGATTGGTTGTCGCTCTATATGAAGAATCAGGTGTCAGAGCAGTTGAACTTGGTGCATGCGCTTTTGGCTCGAAAGATGAAGAAGGTAATCCTATATGGCCTGAACTAGAAACCATGCGAATCTGTGTTTCAAGAAGGGTGTATACCAATAACCATTTGGACGTAATCGTCAACGCATTGTCTGATATATATAAAAATAGAGATTCATATAAAGGTATGAAAATCGTTCATGAAGGTCCAATTTTAGCCCTAAGACATTTCACTGCTGGTTTCGAACTATTGAAATAA
- a CDS encoding helix-turn-helix domain-containing protein — protein sequence MYNNIETILTLANMLSKTLGKFMQITVNDTKKYIFAENVIENEAVVGEAICDNEQYFLENNEIRQLPFVANYKSLSHNMIKLRSSTIFFKDEEGNIEYMLSITTNVDKFLYVREILDIFTNGNPSPAITEEDSSKSQSIDRVPKLNLSISDIIDLVISEGQERYGTVVSRMTKLEKQSLIRELHSRGAFLIKGAVTETATKLNYSEATIYRYLQKLEEE from the coding sequence ATGTATAATAATATTGAAACAATACTTACTCTTGCCAATATGTTGTCCAAAACCCTTGGTAAGTTTATGCAAATTACAGTAAACGATACAAAAAAATATATATTTGCAGAAAATGTCATCGAAAATGAAGCTGTTGTTGGAGAAGCGATATGCGACAATGAGCAATATTTTTTAGAGAATAATGAGATAAGGCAACTACCTTTTGTAGCTAATTACAAATCCCTATCCCATAATATGATTAAGCTACGTTCATCAACCATTTTCTTCAAAGATGAAGAAGGCAACATTGAATATATGCTCAGCATAACAACAAATGTGGATAAATTCTTGTATGTAAGGGAAATCCTTGACATATTTACGAACGGTAATCCATCTCCAGCAATCACTGAAGAGGATTCATCCAAATCACAATCTATTGATCGAGTACCGAAACTGAATTTATCTATTTCCGACATTATCGATTTGGTTATTTCTGAAGGGCAAGAACGTTATGGCACAGTTGTAAGCCGTATGACAAAATTGGAAAAGCAAAGCTTGATTCGTGAACTGCATTCTAGAGGTGCTTTTCTAATCAAAGGTGCCGTAACTGAAACCGCAACCAAACTTAATTATTCAGAAGCGACCATTTATCGTTATCTGCAAAAATTAGAGGAGGAATAG